From the genome of Mycobacterium dioxanotrophicus, one region includes:
- a CDS encoding APC family permease → MRERITSITGPEVSEEHHEENAWWKVMCLTGVDYFSSLGYTPGIAALAAGAISPLATLLIVFLTLLGMLPMYRRVAQESPHGQGSVAMLERLLPFWRGKLLVLVLLGFVVTSWIITITLSAADATAHLIENPFTPKAFDGHAVVITVILLLILGGVFLAGFSEAVIVAVPLVVAYLGLNLVVVIAGVVSCIGQPVRVHDWFTTMLATGGAGNALVTAFIAFPLLVLGLSGFETGVSMMPLIKADGKTDKERLKSRIARTRKLLASAAIIMSAYLLATSFITTVLIPAPEFAAGGQANGRALAYLAHGLLGNGFGTAYDISTILILWFAGASAMAGLINIVPRYLPSYGMAPEWGRALRPVVLLNTAIAIAITIWFGADVDSQAGAYATGILVMMMSGAFAVTLAMRRYHRTGAAIGFGLVTALLAYAVAVNIIDKPDGIVISVLFIVAMAVVSLASRISRSTELRHERIEFDDLALAFIADGITAGSLHFIAHRYHCDETAEELKEKEHQQRLLNPIPPEAHVIVVEVEVTDPSEFSSTLIVHGIETAGHHLLRLESAAAPNALAALMLRVRDHTGLLPHLHFQWTEGNPLAHLARFVLLGQGETAPVTREVLRQAEPNVKRRPIVHVGG, encoded by the coding sequence ATGCGCGAGCGGATCACGTCAATCACCGGGCCGGAGGTATCCGAGGAGCACCACGAGGAAAACGCCTGGTGGAAAGTGATGTGCCTGACCGGTGTGGATTACTTTTCCAGTCTTGGTTATACGCCGGGGATCGCCGCATTGGCCGCCGGCGCCATCTCGCCGCTCGCCACGCTGCTTATCGTGTTCCTGACCCTGCTGGGCATGCTGCCGATGTACCGGAGGGTGGCCCAGGAGAGCCCCCACGGGCAGGGATCGGTGGCGATGCTGGAACGACTGTTGCCGTTCTGGCGGGGCAAACTGCTCGTGCTCGTGCTGTTGGGGTTCGTGGTCACCTCATGGATCATCACCATCACCCTGTCCGCGGCTGATGCCACTGCGCATCTGATCGAGAATCCTTTCACACCAAAAGCTTTCGACGGCCACGCTGTCGTGATCACGGTGATCCTGCTGCTCATCCTGGGCGGGGTGTTCCTGGCCGGCTTCAGTGAAGCGGTCATCGTTGCGGTGCCGCTGGTGGTGGCTTACCTCGGCCTCAACCTGGTTGTGGTGATCGCCGGGGTGGTGTCCTGTATCGGCCAACCTGTCCGCGTGCACGACTGGTTCACAACGATGCTGGCCACCGGCGGCGCGGGGAATGCCCTGGTCACGGCTTTCATTGCGTTTCCGCTGTTGGTCCTGGGCCTGTCCGGGTTCGAGACCGGGGTGAGCATGATGCCGCTGATCAAGGCTGACGGAAAGACCGACAAGGAGCGATTGAAGAGCCGAATCGCCCGCACCCGAAAGCTTCTCGCCTCCGCGGCAATCATCATGAGTGCCTATCTGCTCGCGACCAGCTTCATCACCACTGTGCTCATCCCGGCCCCGGAGTTTGCCGCCGGCGGGCAGGCCAACGGGCGTGCACTGGCATACCTGGCCCACGGTCTACTCGGCAATGGGTTCGGTACCGCTTACGACATCAGCACAATCCTGATCCTGTGGTTCGCCGGCGCCTCGGCCATGGCCGGGCTGATCAACATCGTGCCGCGCTACCTTCCTTCATACGGCATGGCCCCCGAATGGGGCCGCGCGCTACGCCCCGTCGTGCTGCTCAACACCGCGATCGCGATCGCGATCACCATCTGGTTCGGGGCGGATGTCGACTCCCAGGCCGGCGCCTACGCCACCGGCATCCTGGTCATGATGATGTCCGGGGCATTCGCGGTGACCCTGGCCATGCGCCGCTACCACCGCACCGGCGCCGCCATCGGATTCGGCCTCGTGACCGCGCTACTGGCGTACGCCGTGGCTGTGAACATCATCGACAAGCCGGACGGCATCGTCATCTCAGTGCTGTTCATCGTCGCGATGGCCGTGGTCTCGCTGGCTTCTCGGATCAGTCGCAGCACCGAACTGCGGCACGAGCGCATCGAATTCGACGACCTGGCACTGGCTTTCATCGCCGACGGCATCACCGCGGGATCGCTGCATTTCATCGCGCACCGCTATCACTGTGACGAGACCGCAGAAGAGCTGAAAGAAAAAGAACACCAGCAGCGTCTGCTCAACCCGATCCCACCCGAGGCGCACGTCATCGTCGTCGAGGTCGAAGTGACAGACCCCTCGGAGTTCTCCTCCACTCTGATCGTTCACGGGATCGAAACCGCCGGCCACCATCTGCTGAGACTGGAGAGCGCAGCCGCCCCGAACGCCCTCGCCGCGTTGATGCTGCGCGTGCGCGACCACACCGGCCTACTGCCACACCTGCATTTCCAATGGACCGAAGGCAATCCCCTCGCCCACCTGGCCCGATTCGTCCTACTCGGCCAAGGCGAGACCGCGCCGGTCACCCGCGAAGTGCTCCGCCAGGCCGAACCCAATGTGAAACGCCGACCGATCGTGCACGTCGGAGGATAA
- a CDS encoding DUF7379 domain-containing protein yields MATIRRGALELDLPDNVSIAEERPDVGRRRRGGAGAVAPTDVVPPDVVAQALADQLTVVDTVPLEVSAGAPAPRRRGPAPSALMRVDVAPDEHAVVLVEQDGYYSWITGAKEAPSPATRRGPSTAIVTFEIPLDTKAPGGASPKRGPISDALIKPVTTIVFRFAARLVIGQLVKRLERAIEPGVVTIDQVDPVTWTKLADPKTVPLPTDRRARVLLLVHGTFSSTRGGFGSFIGTDAGKHLLERAVADYDAVLGFDHRTLSEDPLENAEQLLTALRALPADAGVDIDVVTHSRGALVVRSLVEHALEADDRLSIGKVVMVAGPNAGTLLASPKNWKTLVDLYTNLAVGICRVIGIAAPPAATVTTILRESLQALAILVKAIVAEAADEQRVPGLGAMVPGGRFITDINRSAAPGHPIAAAYYTVSSDFEVTGLSGPQELPDKLKRLVADGFVDQLMGEANDLVVDVKSMTAVDPGTPGLIHQSFALGDNPTTYHCSYFVDQSVLEAIEGWLLGRPDTDASPGADAFPVGQMVNALPDFVDTNFAMIDAYSPVNIVTRQLRDSTHDFAVVRDLDADGQVVHYAFTTDEFLGITGAIAPELSQLSLTQTGALTDTVPSPATSSIRIIAPRPPAAASPWASRTVVLLDGSPVGVVPPTDVLDANAGRRRRGGQEEALALDDQLEEAAQPTIQAYFRAETDAVISTTEESLVLVDIALEVLEGLIGPNAKGGSADIDSTKPITVHVVPRINLSINGDKHATVKPPVAGEPRSLRFSVTGTRPGPGQLLVIAGQGPVDLVKLVLDVTVVNGQPADGGRAAVCAALPTVTDAPNSDQLIIDENTTVAMSPDGQREVVVDTKFDVRFRSETLDLELRDTTDTIKGDRLDYVTKLYKQIEADWGTSAKDATAFNRALRAYGGQLFDELLPESIQRQLWDNRDKIKQIQVNSVDPFIPWEIVHLKGPDGKLPTEELFLANMGLVRWIDNARIAPQKVEVRSGHANAITPSYPEGSGWSLAEPANEFDYLESAFGATRVEADVETIMTLLEQPGQFDLLHFAGHGMADAGDIANAGLIIQVRNMNGRWEPVSLSPTLVEQYARLRIEKGNRPLVFLNACQVGRAGYQLTRVGGFAQAFLKAGAGIFVSTLWSVVDEPARIFTEEFYGELIAGKTVAQATVAARQKCRAAGDPTWLAYVVYGRPDGRLIKR; encoded by the coding sequence GAGGAACGACCCGACGTGGGTCGCCGTCGCCGTGGCGGCGCCGGCGCCGTTGCTCCAACCGATGTCGTTCCACCCGACGTGGTCGCCCAAGCCCTGGCGGACCAACTCACCGTGGTCGACACCGTGCCACTCGAGGTCTCCGCCGGTGCACCAGCGCCTCGCCGCCGCGGCCCGGCGCCGTCGGCGCTGATGCGAGTCGACGTCGCACCTGACGAACACGCGGTGGTACTCGTCGAGCAGGACGGCTACTACTCCTGGATCACCGGCGCGAAAGAGGCGCCGTCGCCGGCGACGCGCCGCGGCCCGTCAACGGCCATCGTCACGTTCGAGATCCCGCTCGACACCAAAGCGCCTGGGGGAGCTTCGCCCAAGCGGGGTCCGATCTCCGACGCGTTGATCAAGCCGGTCACCACCATCGTCTTTCGGTTTGCCGCCAGGCTGGTCATCGGCCAACTCGTCAAACGGCTGGAGCGTGCGATCGAGCCCGGTGTGGTCACGATCGACCAGGTCGATCCCGTCACGTGGACCAAGCTCGCCGACCCGAAGACAGTCCCGTTGCCCACCGATCGACGCGCGCGGGTGCTGCTTCTCGTCCACGGCACTTTCAGCTCCACGCGCGGCGGCTTCGGCTCGTTCATCGGCACCGACGCCGGCAAGCACCTCCTCGAGCGGGCCGTGGCGGACTACGACGCGGTGTTGGGCTTCGACCACCGCACACTCAGCGAAGACCCGCTCGAGAACGCCGAACAGCTGCTGACTGCCTTGCGCGCACTGCCCGCTGATGCCGGCGTCGACATCGATGTCGTCACCCACAGCCGCGGCGCACTGGTTGTCCGCAGTCTGGTGGAACATGCCCTGGAGGCAGACGACCGGCTGAGCATCGGCAAGGTCGTCATGGTCGCAGGCCCGAACGCCGGCACACTGCTGGCCAGCCCGAAAAACTGGAAGACATTGGTCGACCTCTACACGAATCTCGCGGTCGGCATCTGCCGGGTGATCGGCATTGCCGCGCCGCCGGCAGCGACAGTGACGACCATTTTGCGGGAATCGCTTCAGGCTCTTGCCATCCTGGTCAAGGCCATCGTCGCCGAAGCGGCCGACGAGCAACGAGTGCCGGGGCTGGGGGCCATGGTCCCCGGCGGCAGGTTCATCACCGACATCAACCGCAGCGCCGCACCCGGACATCCGATCGCCGCGGCGTATTACACGGTGTCATCCGACTTCGAGGTCACCGGGCTGTCCGGACCCCAGGAGCTACCCGACAAACTGAAACGGCTCGTCGCCGACGGCTTCGTCGACCAATTGATGGGTGAGGCAAACGATCTGGTGGTCGACGTCAAGTCCATGACGGCGGTCGACCCCGGCACGCCGGGGCTCATCCACCAATCCTTCGCCCTGGGCGACAACCCCACCACCTACCACTGCTCCTATTTCGTCGATCAATCGGTGCTCGAGGCGATCGAAGGCTGGCTGCTCGGGCGGCCCGACACCGACGCCTCGCCCGGTGCCGACGCTTTTCCTGTCGGCCAAATGGTCAACGCCCTGCCCGATTTCGTCGACACCAATTTCGCGATGATCGACGCGTACTCGCCGGTGAACATCGTGACCCGACAGCTGCGCGACTCGACTCACGACTTCGCGGTGGTGCGGGACCTGGACGCCGACGGCCAGGTGGTCCACTACGCCTTCACCACCGACGAGTTCCTCGGTATCACCGGAGCCATCGCGCCCGAGCTGAGTCAGTTGAGCCTCACTCAGACCGGCGCGCTGACCGACACCGTGCCCTCCCCGGCGACCAGTTCGATCAGGATCATCGCGCCGCGACCGCCTGCCGCGGCGTCGCCGTGGGCATCGAGAACCGTTGTGCTGTTGGATGGTTCACCTGTGGGCGTGGTACCGCCGACCGATGTTCTCGACGCAAACGCGGGCCGGCGACGGCGCGGCGGCCAGGAAGAAGCCCTTGCCCTCGACGACCAGCTCGAGGAGGCGGCACAGCCCACCATTCAGGCTTACTTCCGCGCCGAGACTGACGCAGTGATCAGCACTACGGAGGAATCACTTGTCCTCGTTGATATTGCGCTGGAGGTGCTGGAGGGCCTCATCGGGCCGAACGCAAAGGGTGGCTCGGCCGACATCGACAGCACCAAGCCCATCACCGTGCACGTGGTGCCGCGGATCAACCTGAGCATCAACGGCGACAAGCACGCCACCGTCAAGCCGCCGGTGGCCGGCGAGCCGCGCAGCCTTCGGTTCTCTGTGACAGGCACTCGTCCCGGCCCGGGCCAGCTCTTGGTCATCGCCGGACAGGGGCCGGTCGACCTGGTGAAACTCGTCCTCGACGTGACCGTCGTCAACGGCCAGCCGGCCGACGGCGGGCGCGCCGCGGTCTGCGCCGCGCTCCCGACAGTGACCGACGCGCCGAACTCTGATCAGCTGATCATTGACGAAAACACCACCGTCGCGATGTCGCCGGACGGTCAGCGCGAGGTTGTGGTCGACACCAAGTTCGATGTGCGCTTCAGATCCGAAACGCTCGACCTCGAGCTGCGCGATACCACCGACACGATCAAGGGCGATCGCCTCGACTATGTGACCAAGCTGTACAAGCAGATCGAGGCGGACTGGGGCACGAGTGCCAAAGACGCCACGGCCTTCAACCGCGCACTGCGCGCCTACGGGGGACAGCTGTTCGACGAACTGCTACCCGAGTCCATCCAACGGCAGCTCTGGGATAACCGGGACAAGATCAAGCAGATTCAGGTCAACAGTGTCGACCCGTTCATTCCCTGGGAGATCGTCCATCTCAAAGGCCCTGACGGCAAACTGCCCACCGAGGAACTGTTCCTGGCCAATATGGGCCTGGTTCGCTGGATCGACAACGCACGCATCGCACCACAAAAGGTCGAGGTGCGCTCCGGACATGCGAACGCGATCACTCCGTCCTATCCGGAAGGATCGGGCTGGAGCCTCGCGGAACCGGCCAACGAGTTCGACTACCTGGAATCGGCGTTCGGTGCCACGCGGGTGGAAGCCGATGTAGAGACGATCATGACTCTGCTCGAACAGCCCGGCCAATTCGACCTCCTGCATTTCGCCGGGCATGGAATGGCCGACGCCGGCGACATCGCCAACGCCGGACTGATCATCCAGGTGCGCAACATGAATGGTCGCTGGGAGCCGGTGTCACTCAGCCCGACGCTGGTCGAACAGTACGCGAGGCTACGCATCGAGAAGGGCAATCGCCCACTGGTGTTTCTCAACGCCTGCCAGGTGGGGCGTGCCGGTTACCAGTTGACGCGGGTCGGCGGATTTGCCCAGGCGTTCCTGAAAGCCGGGGCGGGCATCTTCGTCAGCACACTGTGGTCGGTTGTCGACGAACCGGCCCGCATCTTCACCGAAGAGTTCTACGGAGAGCTGATCGCCGGCAAAACCGTGGCACAAGCGACAGTGGCCGCCCGGCAGAAGTGCCGCGCCGCGGGTGACCCCACCTGGCTGGCCTACGTCGTGTACGGACGACCCGATGGGCGCCTGATCAAGCGATAG
- a CDS encoding HNH endonuclease: MPIQIPDLTVEVYNADYRVLSRIPWQDAIQLMLRDAVYVIDRHSPAVHIHGPSLVIELPMSVELREYVHIPYRHNERATREGILRRDRSTCVYCCGRAQTIDHVLPRSRGGSDSWLNLVAACQACNGRKGDRTPYEAGMRMIREPFEPRQRDRFARMPALV, encoded by the coding sequence ATGCCGATTCAGATACCCGATCTGACAGTCGAGGTCTACAACGCCGACTACCGCGTGCTGTCCCGAATACCGTGGCAGGACGCGATCCAGCTGATGCTGCGTGACGCCGTGTACGTCATCGATCGCCACAGCCCGGCCGTGCACATCCATGGCCCCTCGCTGGTGATCGAGCTGCCCATGTCGGTGGAGTTGCGCGAATACGTGCACATTCCGTACCGGCACAACGAACGTGCAACGCGCGAAGGAATTCTGCGCCGCGACCGCAGCACCTGTGTGTATTGCTGTGGACGTGCTCAGACTATCGATCACGTGCTGCCCAGGAGTCGCGGCGGATCTGACTCCTGGCTCAATTTGGTGGCGGCCTGCCAGGCCTGCAATGGCCGCAAAGGCGACCGCACTCCATACGAAGCCGGGATGCGCATGATTCGCGAACCGTTCGAACCTCGTCAGCGCGACAGGTTCGCGCGGATGCCTGCACTGGTGTGA
- a CDS encoding APC family permease, whose product MTSNPVGQERKLHKGTNWWGAFVIGLAGPILVTGIDPPAVQALGAAAIPLLAVTTAIGVLLCLFAAELAAVMPHRTGGLPSYTTESFELVHPATATHLGGLSAWAYWLGWFPVAPINMILASAYITQLFSIPQGPSFLPFGGLGSPITLSVLIISVVAIAIMYVPAYFGIKLGAEFATILGIVSMAPLTILILLPLFHPSSIHLSNLAGFHFAPGVLGSPTLILAWMFVMTWSVLAMEAAACYLGECRNPARDAKIAMTMEGVYGFFIFVFMAVALVAVLGVAKDADPLTIFTSLITAVTGSSGGWVQWALGLPLIVALLLSVLNAIMGCARSLYQASEDGMLPRWFGHLNTHGVPARAMAFNVVCSFLVLLFGSPLRIYIFSNMGYLFSAGLVFFAYFAHRQTRPTIHRPVRLPGFMRWLSLAIGLFVLVLWLFGGWNSPAIVIGTPSHTLFFVGVLILAAYIPLHMWRRITDRRRPHTTPTPITTHTPEPEPEPEPV is encoded by the coding sequence ATGACGTCGAACCCCGTTGGCCAAGAACGGAAGTTGCACAAAGGCACCAACTGGTGGGGTGCCTTTGTCATCGGTCTGGCCGGCCCCATCCTGGTCACCGGGATCGACCCCCCGGCCGTGCAAGCCCTCGGCGCGGCCGCGATACCCCTGCTCGCCGTCACGACAGCGATCGGTGTGTTGCTGTGCCTGTTCGCCGCCGAACTGGCCGCCGTGATGCCGCACCGCACCGGCGGCCTGCCCTCCTACACCACCGAATCCTTCGAACTCGTCCACCCCGCCACCGCCACCCACCTCGGCGGCCTGTCGGCCTGGGCCTACTGGCTGGGCTGGTTTCCCGTCGCCCCCATCAACATGATCCTGGCCTCGGCCTACATCACCCAACTGTTCTCCATACCGCAAGGACCATCGTTCCTGCCGTTCGGCGGACTGGGCAGCCCCATCACGCTCTCGGTGCTGATCATCTCCGTCGTCGCCATCGCCATCATGTACGTCCCGGCCTACTTCGGCATCAAACTGGGCGCCGAATTCGCCACCATCCTGGGCATCGTGTCCATGGCACCCCTGACCATCCTGATCCTGCTGCCCCTGTTTCACCCCAGCTCGATCCACCTGAGCAACCTCGCCGGCTTCCACTTCGCCCCCGGCGTCCTGGGCAGCCCCACCCTCATCCTGGCCTGGATGTTCGTCATGACCTGGTCGGTGCTGGCCATGGAAGCCGCCGCCTGCTACCTCGGCGAATGCCGCAACCCCGCCCGCGACGCCAAAATCGCCATGACCATGGAAGGCGTCTACGGCTTCTTCATCTTCGTCTTCATGGCCGTCGCCCTGGTCGCAGTCCTGGGCGTGGCCAAAGACGCCGACCCCCTGACCATCTTCACCTCACTGATCACCGCCGTCACCGGATCCTCGGGCGGCTGGGTGCAATGGGCCCTGGGCCTACCGCTGATCGTGGCGCTGCTGCTCTCCGTACTCAACGCCATCATGGGCTGCGCCCGCTCCCTCTACCAAGCCTCCGAAGACGGCATGCTGCCCCGCTGGTTCGGCCACCTCAACACCCACGGCGTGCCCGCCCGCGCGATGGCCTTCAACGTGGTCTGCTCATTCCTGGTCCTGCTCTTCGGCAGCCCCCTGCGCATCTACATCTTCTCCAACATGGGCTACCTCTTCTCCGCCGGACTGGTGTTCTTCGCCTACTTCGCCCACCGCCAAACACGACCCACCATCCACCGCCCCGTACGACTGCCCGGCTTCATGCGCTGGCTGTCCCTGGCCATCGGACTATTCGTCCTGGTGCTATGGCTCTTCGGCGGCTGGAACAGCCCCGCCATCGTCATCGGCACCCCCAGCCACACCCTCTTCTTCGTCGGCGTCCTCATCCTCGCCGCCTACATCCCACTACACATGTGGCGCCGCATCACCGACCGCCGCCGCCCACACACCACACCCACACCCATCACCACCCACACCCCCGAACCCGAACCGGAACCGGAACCCGTATGA
- a CDS encoding universal stress protein, producing the protein MNTKFKRRRGDQQPATPRDVVIVIRPNAPASDALFKAARAAGGTATVVVPLKIHGYSLGMPNPGLMPTARESAAANTGVTKTVDRLRRAGVDVDGQIVVTRHADRAITRIVRLRGATRVLMETSTASPLRRFLEGDLHRRLARRLEPSVTVESIPQP; encoded by the coding sequence ATGAACACCAAATTCAAACGCCGCCGCGGCGATCAGCAACCCGCAACGCCCCGCGACGTCGTCATCGTCATACGCCCCAACGCCCCCGCATCCGACGCACTGTTCAAGGCCGCACGTGCCGCGGGCGGCACAGCGACAGTTGTTGTGCCACTGAAGATCCACGGTTATTCCCTCGGAATGCCCAACCCCGGTCTTATGCCAACGGCGCGAGAATCCGCGGCAGCCAACACCGGGGTCACCAAGACCGTCGACAGGCTGCGCCGCGCGGGTGTCGATGTGGACGGCCAGATCGTGGTCACCCGCCACGCCGACCGTGCGATCACCCGGATCGTTCGCCTTCGCGGCGCAACGCGGGTCCTGATGGAAACATCGACCGCCAGCCCACTTCGGCGGTTCCTGGAAGGCGATTTACATCGCCGGCTCGCGCGCCGATTAGAACCTAGCGTGACCGTCGAATCGATACCTCAGCCCTGA